Proteins from a single region of Polynucleobacter sp. KF022:
- the ahpF gene encoding alkyl hydroperoxide reductase subunit F, with the protein MLDTNIKSQLKVYFEKIVSPIVLVASLDDGDSSKQMLELLNEVAEQSDKITVKTDGKATHTPSFTVSKLDQEARITFAGLPMGHEMTSFILAILQASGYPAKVEQEIIDRITKLDSKLSFQTFISLSCHNCPDVVQALNLMAALNPNVTHEMVDGALYQGLVDQFQIMAVPTVILNGEVFGQGRMSVEEIVAKLDTASPKEEAAKLSTKDPYDVLVIGGGPAGSAAAIYAARKGIRTGIVAERFGGQVMDTMGIENFISVKETEGPKLVQALEQHVKSYEVDIMNLQRANALRKTANGLEVELVNGAVLKSKSVILSTGARWREMNVPGEQEYRGKGVAYCPHCDGPLFKGKRVAVIGGGNSGVEAAIDLAGIVSHVTLIEFDSKLRADAVLQKKMASLPNVTVIMSALTKEVLGAGGKVNGLRYQDRTNNSEHTLELEGIFVQIGLLPNTDWLKGTLELSKHGEVIVDTKGETSLPGVFAAGDCTTVPYKQIIIAMGEGAKASLGAFDYLIRSSVTEPEEALAA; encoded by the coding sequence ATCGTTCTCGTTGCTAGCCTAGATGACGGTGACAGCTCAAAGCAGATGCTTGAACTCTTAAATGAAGTGGCTGAGCAATCTGACAAGATAACCGTTAAAACGGATGGAAAAGCTACGCACACACCTAGCTTTACCGTCAGCAAGCTTGATCAAGAAGCGCGCATTACTTTTGCGGGCCTGCCAATGGGTCATGAAATGACCTCTTTCATCTTGGCAATTTTGCAAGCAAGTGGCTACCCAGCAAAAGTTGAGCAAGAGATTATTGATCGCATCACTAAGCTAGATAGCAAACTCAGCTTCCAAACATTTATCTCTTTGTCATGCCATAACTGCCCTGATGTTGTTCAAGCACTCAATCTCATGGCAGCCCTCAATCCAAACGTTACCCATGAAATGGTTGATGGTGCACTCTATCAAGGATTGGTTGACCAATTCCAAATCATGGCTGTACCAACCGTGATCTTAAATGGCGAAGTATTTGGTCAAGGCCGTATGAGTGTTGAAGAGATTGTGGCTAAGCTCGATACTGCAAGCCCTAAAGAAGAAGCCGCAAAACTCTCTACCAAAGATCCATATGACGTTTTAGTCATTGGCGGTGGACCCGCTGGTTCAGCTGCAGCGATCTATGCAGCCCGCAAAGGCATCCGCACCGGAATTGTGGCAGAGCGCTTTGGCGGCCAAGTCATGGATACCATGGGTATTGAAAACTTCATCTCCGTAAAAGAGACTGAGGGACCTAAGCTGGTTCAAGCGCTTGAGCAACATGTCAAGAGCTATGAAGTCGACATTATGAATTTGCAACGCGCTAATGCATTGCGTAAAACTGCCAATGGACTTGAGGTTGAACTGGTTAATGGTGCAGTACTTAAAAGTAAGTCAGTTATTTTGAGTACTGGTGCTCGCTGGAGAGAAATGAATGTTCCTGGCGAACAAGAGTACCGTGGCAAAGGTGTTGCCTACTGCCCTCACTGCGACGGCCCTTTATTCAAAGGCAAGCGTGTTGCTGTCATTGGTGGTGGTAACTCTGGCGTTGAAGCTGCAATTGATTTAGCTGGCATTGTGAGCCACGTCACCTTAATTGAGTTTGATAGCAAATTACGCGCTGATGCAGTGCTTCAGAAGAAAATGGCTAGTCTGCCAAATGTAACCGTCATCATGAGCGCCCTTACCAAAGAAGTATTGGGTGCAGGTGGCAAGGTCAATGGCTTGCGCTACCAAGATCGCACCAATAATTCTGAGCATACGCTTGAGCTTGAAGGTATCTTTGTGCAAATTGGCTTACTGCCAAATACAGATTGGCTCAAAGGCACCCTTGAGTTGTCAAAACATGGTGAAGTCATTGTGGATACAAAAGGTGAAACTTCTTTACCTGGTGTATTTGCAGCAGGTGATTGCACGACGGTTCCCTATAAGCAAATCATCATCGCCATGGGCGAAGGTGCCAAGGCTTCTCTCGGAGCATTTGATTACCTCATTCGCTCATCAGTTACTGAACCAGAAGAAGCGCTTGCTGCTTAA
- a CDS encoding NAD(P)H-dependent oxidoreductase, translated as MSLIEKLQWRYATKKMDSTKSVPHEKVEQILEAIRLTASSSGLQPYEVLVITNKAIREKIKAIAWDQTQIVDSSHLLVFAAWDTYTADRINQSFDMTEKIRNFKSEAGDIYRQKLLSGYTARDTETNYTHAAKQAYIGLGTALIAAAYEQVDSTPMEGFDAAALDEILNLKEKGLRSVVMLPLGYRKADEDWLVSLKKVRKPKESFITWIE; from the coding sequence ATGAGCTTAATTGAGAAACTACAGTGGCGTTATGCAACCAAAAAAATGGACTCTACCAAATCTGTACCCCATGAAAAGGTAGAGCAAATTCTGGAAGCGATTCGCCTCACTGCGAGCTCCAGTGGATTACAGCCATACGAGGTACTGGTCATTACCAATAAAGCTATTCGCGAAAAGATTAAGGCGATTGCTTGGGATCAAACTCAAATTGTCGACTCTTCTCATTTACTTGTTTTTGCAGCCTGGGATACCTACACAGCAGATCGCATTAATCAATCGTTTGATATGACCGAGAAGATTCGCAACTTTAAAAGTGAAGCTGGTGATATCTATCGTCAAAAGCTACTTAGCGGCTATACAGCACGAGATACTGAAACCAATTACACGCATGCTGCAAAACAAGCTTATATCGGACTTGGCACCGCACTCATTGCAGCTGCTTACGAGCAAGTAGACTCCACGCCAATGGAGGGATTTGATGCTGCAGCTCTAGATGAAATTCTCAACCTCAAAGAAAAGGGTCTGCGCAGCGTGGTCATGCTGCCATTAGGCTACAGAAAAGCCGATGAGG